The Periplaneta americana isolate PAMFEO1 chromosome 1, P.americana_PAMFEO1_priV1, whole genome shotgun sequence DNA segment tggtcttcgacgtccctcaggaacacttcatcctgaccaaaacgcaggatacggcgccggacgtccaccgttgcatcgaagatccgcatggcgtcgagtcccaggatgacgtcttcagtgatgttggcgacgaacacccacatctccagtctcctctttcccaatgtcagatccaggaaaacctccttttggatgggcaggttctcgcctgaggcagtacgtagctcataccggcgcagcggcgtcctcccaggtaggccacgcacgacttccggtctggcgatagtgagcgacgccccggtgtctaccagtactctgcatgggcggcctcttatctatccgtcagcaatcagcccatcgtcgcatcttctgttaaccgtcttcaagatcagccgaggggatggtgatgacggcgccgacgtgcccctcatcgcatcggccccttttagttttcctgtttgtgaccagatctgtcacagtccctcctcaggtgtccaggctcgccgcaggaccagcaggtaggcactcctcgtcttcgtcgctctggtgatttcggttgacgctcctcgacgtcggccgtcgcgacgctcctaatccggtgcgatgccgagacgttcgccatcaacttggctgcctccatcctgagggccggcgccagagctgcgttgatggtgcgatgctctgctaagagtagctgttgtcttatttccgggtctcgaactccgctgccgaaggtgtaggccgcctctccagcgatgaaatcattaggtaggcccatgagggccttatgggccagttgttccaccgccatcgcgaattcttgtagggactcgcctgactgttggactgtcgtttttagttgggtcctaaatgctgcagcaagttgatggccaccataacgtccctccagggccgccattatctcagcggctgtcccatcttctggaacgctatgaagaatctccgacgcctgtccctgaagcgcggtcagcagctgagtagtcttctccgctggggtccacccattatgtgctgcggtggcctcgaactggcgacggaatatcgcccaagacgtcgtaccgtcgaacttcggcgtcttgacgttgtgatgtttggctgaaggcgatgattccgtagggccactatatggagtcctcaactctgtggccgcttcttgcatggcacgtcgaacctcctcggcaactatctgtttatgttctctagcctggcgatccaccaacgcgagaatgtgcttgttttcttcagcatgtcggtccatcaacgtgagtatgtgcttgttttcttcagcatgtcggtccatcacctcactcgtctgctcttgacgacgctcgagatcgcggatttttccgtcgatatggtctacatcctgtctcaactcggctactgtctcgtttatagttgtaaaattctggtttagtttatccagatcggccttaagttcgtctctcacaatggcgacaattccatctacgtgggccgaaacaccttcgatttgtgtagtgacgtcatctttcactccgcttatgtcgcctttcacttcacttatgtcacttttcaattccgcgatggcttgcaggatcagctgtaggttctccattgtcgataatgtcccgattctgacaccaatgtaaattttattagtaagaacaatgtaatttattcgtcacaacaataattcctttctacaattcaccttaaacgctctcgtcaacaattggatcttcactcaacacagtattcgttatagcactccaccgacgacaatgacaatttacttggcctattacgcacaacaatgaactgttaatcttaactaatatttacaaagcactatttacaaatcagaactatcagttctcagttcacagttcttctatctcagtcactcgagttcacagtatctcgaaccacagaccttcagagacagttcactgtactcgaactcgggtccctcccactgcggtccactgcactcgaactcaggtccctccaactgcggtccactgcactcgaactcaggccttcggctgctgacgcagttgcggacgcacactcgagtcgaactccggtacacaagactggcttccttgctctggctttctcacagactgaataactgaaaactgctcgagtttgctggcgcttcttcttttatagcaaaatcatagttgcgagaaatttctacaggtgtgtagagaattatctggatatctccacttcgacggacttctcgaagagtctggaaggtccgttccccattcactgcgtacgcagcagttgcgcgcgcactctcgctccactctctcgccgcgttggccctttcccctctccgccgcgcgccattccaccgtgctccgcgcgatctgctttcttgcgggacgctggtcgtgagttcgaatctcacgtcgctgtcacagtatgtttACAAATATCGAACACTGGTTTCCCACAAGGGCAGACATTTGAAACGAATATACTAAGCTTGTCATCCTCATGTCGTCCTTGTTCCACCAATTTAAACTAGACTTACCTTTCGTTAAAATATCAACATGTCTGAAATGACAAAGAATTATGTATCTGAATTTATCTTTACATGCATAGCTACTTCAGGTAAACATTAATATTACTGATGACAGTGATAACGTGTGTAAGCAATTTCCCAATCTGTCACAAATTtgagccccccccccccgagcAGCGTTGCCGCAATTACAGCGCGGTGGGCTTCCAATCAAGTAGGCCCAGGTAACAGAATACTGCAAAATGAGGTGATCATATGCGACCCTGCTGGTATAATAAAGAACTATATAGTTTGCCCTCGTCGCATTGTGATTACATAtcctttaaaataattatacatcggCAACGAGTTTAATAGAGGAAGTCATGGATTCAGTGTGACAGTGTTGCCAGTGTAATAAAGTAGCACGAAGTGGTATTTATTTACGaaagaaaacattatattttaactgttgtcgtaaaataatgacatatggattcataatacaataaaatgattatACTCACTATTTTGTTCCGTATACTATTTTGAAAGAAGTACATATTTAACATTACATTTGTGTGGTCATTGCTTGATCCTCAGAGTATCAAATAATATTGTGAAAACTTATTTATGCTCAAGTGTCCAGCGAGAAATTTTAGcgtgtaaaataaaaatagcgATTGGATAAGTGAAGCGAGAGTTAATCGAATTTTCAATCAGGTAACTAAAGATGTTCCAGATTATAAGATAGGGTTCGATTTTTAAGCTAGTTTAGTTCAATATTCATGTGTCATACTGTAAGTATTGTTATGGATATTGTGTTATTTGCTAAATGATCTTGCAGATAACCAGGAATTTTGTTGAAAATTCTGTCATCTAAAAATTAGCAAACTTGCATTCACTTATTCGGCACGCTTAAATTTGGTATGAGTTAttttagagagagagaggtgTTAAACACTACGCTCAAACTGAATAACAAATTATCAAAGTcacattaaattgttttattgcaggtTATTGATTGTTACATCAATGTCATCTGATAGAGATGCCATGTATTATCCTCCACCTCCGCCACCCCCACCACCAGTTCTACCGTTATTATTTAATGATTTGCCTCAGTTTACTTCAACCTGTACCCTTATTCCTTTACAAGCCAACTGTACTGCAGTGAACGTATTGCCTTGCACATGTCGAAGAAATCCAGAACAAGAGCTTCTTGAAGCCCGTAATAGACTGTGGCAATTTGAAGGTACCCAGGACCCACCTCACATATCTTATTACAGATATATTGAGCCAGTTTTGCAGGATGGACCAAAGTaagatatttacttttaatttaataGTTTTCACAATGTGTTATATGTTAATTTAAAATTCCTAAACCGAGTTTTATATAGGTGCGGCTTGGTGGCCTTGAGTATGGCGTCGTCATGTACATCACACCCCTTAACTGTTGAAGAGCTGCTGAAAGAAGCCCGTGCACGAGGCTTTACAAATCATGGCGAGATGTTCTCTGTGGATGACATGGCTACACTAGCGCGTGAAATGTTTCAACATTGTTGCCGTGAAGTAGAAGTTTTGCCAGGTGGTTTGGGACAAGACAAGGAATATGTTATCCAACACCTGACATTGGGTAGTATTCTTCTTATACCGTATCCTTTAATTACTCGAACCTGGAAACGTTAGAAGTTTTCCGCAACACGATAATAGTCCACCAGATGTTTTAAGATAGTCAATAATCAGTTTTTAATTGTTGCTGGTTAGCCCATGTGTAATTTACTGTATAGCTAAAATGCATAAGGTCTACATGTATTCATTTTCAtatgggcattttttttttttcataatttttgccTTTAGCCTTTGTTTATGCAGCTGACATTACATAGCatttatattattcattataTACATTGGAATCGAAATATTGGACATAAGGATTTAACTGGGAAATCACCaccgacatagctcagtcggctaaggcacttagctgccgatccagagttgctctAGGGCGCGGATATGATTCCCAcatgggctgattatctggttgagtttttcagaggttttccccaactgtaaggagaatgtcaggtaatctatggcgaatcctcgggctcatctcgccaaataccatgcagctatcaccagttccatcgacgctaaataactccactgttgatacagtgtcgttgaaataaccaaataaaaaaatggaaaatcaaTTTTTCTCAAATACTCTCTCC contains these protein-coding regions:
- the LOC138699499 gene encoding actin maturation protease: MSSDRDAMYYPPPPPPPPPVLPLLFNDLPQFTSTCTLIPLQANCTAVNVLPCTCRRNPEQELLEARNRLWQFEGTQDPPHISYYRYIEPVLQDGPKCGLVALSMASSCTSHPLTVEELLKEARARGFTNHGEMFSVDDMATLAREMFQHCCREVEVLPGGLGQDKEYVIQHLTLGSILLIPYDADANHSPCCRRGHKAHWAVASGVILSTNAKHTCHLLARQGKSRHLAVWSYDDLQRSNENLVELDPGRATDGRVYVLPSGGVAAGLGGRAILLHGLGMDQCGVAPSL